The following proteins are co-located in the Apium graveolens cultivar Ventura chromosome 5, ASM990537v1, whole genome shotgun sequence genome:
- the LOC141662019 gene encoding methyl jasmonate esterase 1-like, with protein sequence MDQKMEKHFVLVHGACHGAWCWYKVATLLRSAGHKVTVLDLAASGLNQTKIHEVKSFSVYLEPLMEFMASLLAEEKVVLVGHSMGGVALSVAMERFPEKVSVAVFTTAYMLSPDLNLLSISEKVEKNIESNMDSQVMFDDGLDKRPTAFLFGPKMLESKLYQLTPPEDLTLAIMLVRPHPTNMDTISLEETKVTKERFGSVRRVYVVADQDIILPEEIQRWMIELNPPDEVKVITGSDHMVMLCKPQELCICLEEVS encoded by the exons ATGGATCAAAAGATGGAGAAGCATTTTGTGCTGGTTCATGGAGCTTGTCATGGTGCTTGGTGCTGGTACAAGGTAGCGACGTTGCTAAGATCAGCAGGACACAAAGTGACTGTGCTTGACTTAGCGGCTTCTGGACTTAACCAGACGAAGATACACGAGGTGAAATCCTTTTCAGTCTACTTGGAACCCCTAATGGAGTTTATGGCTTCTCTGTTGGCGGAGGAGAAGGTTGTTCTTGTCGGCCACAGCATGGGGGGAGTTGCCTTGTCTGTTGCTATGGAGAGGTTTCCTGAGAAGGTTTCTGTCGCGGTTTTTACCACTGCTTACATGCTCAGTCCAGACCTTAACCTCCTCTCCATTTCTGAAAAG GTGGAAAAGAATATCGAGTCAAACATGGACAGCCAGGTAATGTTTGATGACGGGTTGGACAAGCGACCAACTGCATTCCTCTTTGGCCCCAAAATGTTGGAATCCAAGTTGTATCAACTCACCCCACCCGAG GATTTGACGCTTGCAATTATGTTGGTGAGACCACATCCTACAAATATGGATACGATATCGTTAGAAGAAACTAAAGTTACAAAAGAAAGGTTTGGTTCAGTCCGTCGAGTTTATGTTGTAGCTGACCAAGATATTATACTTCCTGAAGAGATACAAAGGTGGATGATTGAACTGAATCCACCAGATGAGGTGAAGGTGATCACCGGTTCTGATCACATGGTTATGCTCTGCAAGCCACAAGAGCTATGCATTTGCCTTGAGGAGGTCTCTTAG